DNA from Lemur catta isolate mLemCat1 chromosome 7, mLemCat1.pri, whole genome shotgun sequence:
CCCTAGGGCTgcggcgcgcggggcgggggcggggggctgcgcggggcggggcgggccctggcgctcagggccccctcccccgcccccctgaCGTCAGCCCCCGGCAGCCGCGAGCTGCTCACTTGGCTCGCGCCCTCCGGCCGGGAAGGATGGAGCTGGTCCGGCTCGTCTGCGCCTTCTTGCTCGCCGCCTGCTGCTGCTGTCGCCCCGCCGCGGGTGAGTGAGTTCGCTGGGGGCTCGCGCCCCGCAGGGCCCGGACAGGGGTGTTCCGCGGAGCGTGCGGGGGAGCAGAGCGGCAGCGCGGCGAGGTCGGGGCTTTGCTCCCCGGAGGGCGCCCCTCCTGCCCGGGTGCCCGATTCCCGGGCGCCTTGCGCGCGTGTACCTCTTCTTTGCAGCCAGTTTGCAGCCTTGAGTCTAGAGTATCCCGGGAGCAGGACTGGGAAGGCGGTGAGGAGGCTGCTGCCCGGAGCGGGAAGGGGTGGAGCCGAGCCTCTCGGGGCGCTGGGGGCAGTTGTCCCTCAGGTGTTTACTCTGGGGGCCCACATTTGGAGCCGTGGCCCGAGGCGCAGCTAGAGCGCATCCCCAAATCCTGAATTCCGCGCCCGCCTGTTGCTGGAAAAGGCAGCGTCCTTAGCTGGAGGGGGTGcgcccaccctccccctccctctcccgcCTGGGCATCGCGCCAGGCTGGAGGTGAGCGAGAAGGGGAGGGATGGCGGCTTCCGCCCGAGCTGGGcgttggcaggggctggggtcgGGGGAGGCGGTGCGGGTCACCTCGAACCTCCCCGGGTGACTGGATCACAGGTGGCAGAGACGAGGGATGGAAGATTACCAGAGTGGAAGCGTCTGCAGGCTTAATTTGGGGACCACATTCAGATGGAAAGAGCGCCCGGGCACCTCGGAGCGTTTCTCTGGGTCCGCCTTGTAGCGGGCGCTCCCGGGTCCACGCTGCCCTTGTATGGCCCGTAGCGGTGTCCCGTGTTTCTCTTGGCTCCCATTCCCTGGTCCCAGCCGCTGTCGGGCAGGGGAAGGGGCGGGCTAGGCAATACCCAGTTCGCTGGCCTCATGCCCAGTGTCAGCCATGTCCCTGGGGTACTCCAGGGTACTGCCTCCCTGGCTGACTTTATTTCTGGGGAAAGGGCTAAATCTGGCTCTACAGCTGCAGCAGGTCCAGCTCTCGGGAGGCCATTCAGGGATCCGGGGCCTCTGCTCTGGGTTGAAGACCACTCCACCTGCCCTCCTTGTCCCAGAGCCAGCCCAAGGCAACAACCCAGGCATCCCAGAGTCCAGCCAGATGGTGTCGAGTGACATCACCTCCCCACAGGGCTGGCAGCACGCTGGCACCACTGACGTCACTCCTGCCCACTGCCTGGCCCTTGCCCTGACCCCTGGGGTAGACTCTGACCCCACCATTGTCACCATACTCCCAGGATGGGGTCCCCTGAGTATATGTGTGGAATGTTCATTGAGGTGCCGTTTAGGGAGTATGAGATGGGAGCTTCTGTCCAGAGGGGGACCCCTAGGTCATGTAGGGGTTTGTGGAAGAGATTTTGGGGGGCAGAAGGTAGAGTGGCAATTGTCTTCCTTTGGGGGTGGGGACACAAAGGGGCCTGTGTGCCCCAGCCTGGCACATGCCTTGCATTCCCACACTCTGAGCTCACTCGGAGAGGAGGGGGCCTGGAAGGACAGGGGCCTTCCCCTTGGCCCCGAGCCTGGGTTGCCCCTCTCTGCCCGCCTCATCTTGGAGGTGCCCGATGCTCAGTCTCTGCTCCAAGGACCGGGGATcccctgggctgggagagggcTGGCCCCATGTTGGAGGGGTAAGGAGCGGTTGAGGGTTAGGAGAGGACAGGGCCCTCTTGAGACCCTCCAAGTGGCAGGAAGAACAGCTGCAGCAAGGCCGGGAGGGACTGGGATGGAGAGCAGCTGGAGCTGACACAGCTGCTGGGGGTGTgcctcccccctctccccaggTGTGCCTGGCGAGGCAGAGAGGCCCGTGCCTGAGCTGGTGGAGGTGGAAGTGGGCAGCACGGCCCTTCTGAAGTGCGGCCCCTCCCACTCGCAAGGCAACCTCAGCCATGTGGACTGGTTTTCTGTGAGTGCTTGGGCTCCCCACAGAGCAGCTGGGCGGGGGGAGGCACCCCCTTGTGCAGCCCCAGGACCCCCAcctcttctctgtcccttccccttAGGTCCACAAGGAGAAGCCGACGCTCATCTTCCGTGTgcgccagggccagggccagagcGAACCTGGGGAGTACCAGCACCGGCTCAGCCTCCAGGGCAGAGGGGGTCCTCTGGCCCTGACTCAGGTCACCCCCCATGATGAGCGCATCTTCCTGTGCCAGAGCAAGCGCCCTCGGTCCCAGGAGCACCGCATCCAGCTCCGTGTCTACAGTGAGTCACCCCTATTCCTGCCTCCGGGGTCGTGTGGGTGGCGGGAAGTGGTGGTCCCatgcccctcctccttcctcttcccttgcaGAAGCTCCGGAGGAGCCAAACATCCAGGTCAATGTCTTGGGCATCCCTGTGAACAGTGAGGAGCCCGAGGAGGTGAGAGAGGCTGGGCTGGCCAGGTGGTAAGCAGGAGCCAGGGTGGCGCTGGGCGGGGGCTCAGAGGCAGGGACTCACACCCCGTCCTCCTCAGGTTGCCACCTGTGTGGGGAGGAACGGGTATCCCATTCCTCAAGTCATCTGGTACAAGAACGGTCGGCCTCTGAAGGAGGAGAAGAACCGTGAGTAGCCCTTTCTGCTCTTAAAAGCTGtgcttttcttttagctttttactttttcaaaaaattacacAAGTGATGCTTGAAAGTTTTTTCATAAGAATTTAAGCTGTATAGAAAATCTAGAAGGAAGAGTTTcttcctgccccagacctgctcTCAGAGGTAACCTCTGCTATCAGTGTGTGTTCTTTCAAGcctatttctatgtattttctcatatatataaatatttttagaaatatataggcttttgttttttattatctaAATCAGTAGTTCTTAACCAGGGGTTAAGATTTTGCACCCCTCCCCCAGAGGGGAtacttggcaatgtctgaagatatTTTCTGGTTGTCACAAGTAGAGGAGGTGCtagtggcatctagtgggtagaatcAGGATGCCGCTCACCCCTGCAGCACTCAGGGCAGCTCTCACAGGAAGGAATTAATCCTGCCCAAGAcatcagtagtgctgaggttgagaaaccggGATCTCAGTGGTATTAGATGGTGTACGttgttttagattttcttttgtacCATCTTTCCAGGTCAGTCTGTTAAGATCTACCTGAGTGTTTCACCCACTGCTGAGTTTTCCTCGCTATGTATGTAACGTAGGTTAGTTAACCATCCCCACTAGTGTGTGTCTAGAGGgtttctcatttttcttgctCACTGCAGCATTCTTTGCACACATCCTTGTATATGTGCCAATGTGCAAATGTTTTTCTGTGGTAGATACTGAGGGTAGACACTTTTACCAAGTAAGAGCGCTGGGTTgaagggtctccagcttgcattTGTCCCTGGCCCTCTACAGAGGGCAGAGGTCTCTTTAGATGGCCCCCTGCCAACCCCTGTGGAGACCACAGGGTGtggttggaggtggggctgaggctgaggcttttccccctcctccctgcccaggggTCCACATTCAGTCGTCCCAGATCGTGGAGTCGAGTGGGTTGTACACCTTGCAGAGTGTTCTGAAGGCGCAGCTGGTTAAGGAGGACAAAGATGCCCAGTTTTACTGTGAGCTCAACTACCGGCTGCCCAGTGGGAACCACATGAAGGAATCCAGGGAAGTCAGTGTTCCTGTTTTCTGTGAGTACTCTCCTGGCCCTCGGCTCACCAGGGCCGGGCCTGCTGGAAACTCGCAGTGGCCCCTTCTCATCCAGCCCAGGGGCAACTCTTGGGCTGAGGGCCACCCCCTTTGCCTGTGCAGACCCGACGGAAAAAGTGTGGCTGGAAGTGGAGCCCGTGGGAGTGCTGAAGGAAGGAGACCACGTGGAAATCAGGTGTTTGGCGGACGGCAACCCCCCGCCCCACTTCAGCATCAGCAAGCAGGTGTGGCGGGCTTTGTGCCCAGTGCAGATGGGGTGCAGGCAGAGAcccgggaggaggggctgggggtgtgcTCTGTTCACCCTCCAATTTCCCCCAGAACCCCAGCACCGGGGAGATGGAGGAGCAGAGAATCAACGACAGCGGGGGTCCTGGTCTTAGAGCCCGCCCAGAAGGAACACAGTGGGCTCTATGAATGCCAGGGCCTGGACTTGCACACCATGGCATCGCTGCTGAGTGAACCGCAGGAGCTGCTGGTGAActgtgaggggctgggggcccaggacAGGGGCACCGGGCTGGGGCAATAGGGaactggccctgccctgcccaggctgaCACTAATACTGTGCCCCCAGATGTGTCTGATGTCCGGGTGAGCCCCACAGCCCCTGAGAGCCAGGAAGGTGGCAGCCTCACCCTGACCTGTGAGGCAGAGAGTAACCAGCCCCTCGAGTTCCAGTGGCTCAGAGAAAAGGTATCAGGCGGGTCTGGGGTTGTGGCCGAGAGCCAAGG
Protein-coding regions in this window:
- the MCAM gene encoding LOW QUALITY PROTEIN: cell surface glycoprotein MUC18 (The sequence of the model RefSeq protein was modified relative to this genomic sequence to represent the inferred CDS: deleted 1 base in 1 codon), giving the protein MELVRLVCAFLLAACCCCRPAAGVPGEAERPVPELVEVEVGSTALLKCGPSHSQGNLSHVDWFSVHKEKPTLIFRVRQGQGQSEPGEYQHRLSLQGRGGPLALTQVTPHDERIFLCQSKRPRSQEHRIQLRVYKAPEEPNIQVNVLGIPVNSEEPEEVATCVGRNGYPIPQVIWYKNGRPLKEEKNRVHIQSSQIVESSGLYTLQSVLKAQLVKEDKDAQFYCELNYRLPSGNHMKESREVSVPVFYPTEKVWLEVEPVGVLKEGDHVEIRCLADGNPPPHFSISKQNPSTGEMEEQRINDSGVLVLEPAQKEHSGLYECQGLDLHTMASLLSEPQELLVNYVSDVRVSPTAPESQEGGSLTLTCEAESNQPLEFQWLREKTGQVLETGPTLQLHNLKREAGGGYRCVASAPSVPGLNRTQLVNVAIFGPPWMAFKERKVWVKENAAWNLSCEASGHPRPIISWNVNGTASEQERDPQRVLSTLNVLVTPELLATGAECMASNSLGKNTTIIFLELVSLTTLTPDSNKTTGLSTSTVSPHARANSTSTEKKLPEPESKGVVIVAVTVCILVLAVLGAVLYFFYKKGKLPCGRSGKQEITLPPSGKSEFVVEVKSDKLPEEMGLLQGSNGDKRAPGDQGEKYIDLRH